The following proteins are encoded in a genomic region of Leishmania mexicana MHOM/GT/2001/U1103 complete genome, chromosome 25:
- a CDS encoding putative eukaryotic initiation factor 5a — protein MSDEDHDFAHQGGGDNASKTYPMAAGALKKGGYVCINGRPCKVIDLSVSKTGKHGHAKVSIVATDIFTGNRLEDQAPSTHNVEVPFVKTFTYSVLDIQPNEDPSLPSHLSLMDDEGESREDLDMPPDAALATQIKEQFDSGKEVLVVVVSAMGTEQVLQTKNAAEK, from the coding sequence ATGTCTGACGAGGACCACGACTTCGCGCACcagggcggtggcgacaaCGCGTCAAAGACGTATCCCATGGCCGCTGGCGCCTTGAAGAAGGGCGGCTACGTGTGCATCAACGGCCGTCCGTGCAAGGTGATTGACCTGTCCGTGTCGAAGACCGGCAAGCATGGTCACGCTAAGGTGAGCATTGTCGCGACTGACATTTTCACTGGCAACCGCCTCGAGGATCAGGCCCCGTCCACGCACAACGTAGAGGTGCCGTTTGTAAAGACCTTCACGTACAGCGTGTTGGATATCCAGCCCAACGAAGACCCCTCTCTTCCATCTCATTTGTCGCTGATGGACGATGAGGGCGAGAGCCGCGAGGATCTCGATATGCCCCCGGATGCGGCCCTGGCAACTCAAATCAAGGAGCAGTTCGACTCCGGCAAGGAGGTGCTAGTTGTGGTTGTGTCTGCAATGGGCACtgagcaggtgctgcagacgAAGAATGCTGCGGAGAAGTGA
- a CDS encoding putative DNA repair protein: MSNFARHPDLTLNERLVWRPAKGKEHVYNYIVQKSPTARARCRKCSQLIPKGEMRVGVPIRHNAGDNGWISAWQHLGCTRMEKSESEEYKSTMYGFAALKPEEQEHVVSEINSTEMPEHLKPLDPEDLVHRGKMEQMKPPSTLLRHLLPYQKEGMGWMVRQEVESPVKGGILADEMGMGKTIQTIGMMLAHRISGPTLVVCPVSSMLQWEAEIKEHVVPGSLSVVVVYRTTKVTKEELENADVVLTTYPMLEQAWRALINEIKVPCPYCELLFIPRQLVVHNKYFCGPRAKKTQKQAKREKHTASAAVSNSRGVQSDETIRKGLRTLHVDMGDEEGAEKGVNASNATTAQPQRKRGRKGAANAEDDSTGKVNGCSTPTAKKEKQEESESKVVGGCRSSPEKANRKCPVKAEDRNNEEAALTQKSKVPQPAAASRGVVGPIGMYQELMREAGRTVLSRWDAARKDDESSSDEEVEDESSEENDSDASNLSYYSVAAAAEEAAAAEQASKALEAFRCSACHFQLLRYPFCPMNGQHHVVREELRDMIEKDTGGDDVDLDASIFHSIKWARVILDEAHRIKGRTTSTARSAFALAAEYRWCLTGTPLQNRVGDLYSLLRFLRMRPYAHYYCETEGCSCASLSHPFSSTSLHQCVFCGHGPLQHHSYFNRYILNPINRYGYIGDGRRGMMMLSNDVFSRAMLRRTKVERAADLQLPSLTIEVHCIKLTKEERNFYESLYKKSTAEFDTFVHKGTVLHNYAHIFQLLSRLRQALDNPLLVMQGMDVGPVVNVKGVCGICGDGIEGESALKVHPCRHQFHRLCLGQFLESAPDKELHCPTCFVRINVDLRQLRQDVEADDDEGVGSFAAALPPELEDELNSETSEGDEHAQASQHVENKGKRRTAHAKPTKKEQRGIFARLDPQKPLHGTKLDAIANYIEKVPKDEKVVVFSQFGGMLDLTQYWLQRRSIRAVKLCGSLTLTQRQSVLQAFLHEQSVRVILISLKAGGEGLNLQVANHVVLTDPWWNPAVEMQAVQRAHRIGQTRPVHAVRFVTEHSVEERMVDLQDKKMLVFEGTIDGKLQSLNKLTEEDLQFLFTR; this comes from the coding sequence ATGTCGAACTTCGCCAGACATCCCGATCTTACGCTAAACGAGCGACTGGTTTGGCGGCCAGCGAAGGGCAAGGAGCATGTCTACAACTACATTGTGCAAAAGTCTCCGACGGCCAGGGCACGATGTCGGAAGTGCTCGCAGCTGATCCCGAAGGGGGAGATGCGAGTTGGTGTGCCCATTCGCCACAACGCAGGCGATAATGGGTGGATCTCTGCGTGGCAGCACCTTGGGTGCACCCGAATGGAGAAGAGTGAGTCAGAGGAGTACAAAAGCACGATGTATGGGTTTGCAGCATTGAAGCCAGAGGAACAAGAGCATGTGGTGAGCGAGATCAATTCTACGGAGATGCCAGAGCATCTCAAGCCGCTGGACCCGGAGGACTTGGTGCACCGAGGTAAGATGGAGCAAATGAAGCCACCGTCGACGCTACTGCGGCACCTGTTGCCTTATCAGAAGGAGGGAATGGGGTGGATGGTGCGCCAGGAGGTCGAGTCTCCCGTCAAGGGCGGCATTCTTGCAGACGAGATGGGTATGGGCAAAACTATCCAGACCATCGGAATGATGCTCGCGCACCGCATCAGCGGTCCCACGCTCGTTGTCTGTCCGGTTAGCTCCATGTTGCAGTGGGAGGCTGAAATCAAGGAGCACGTGGTCCCTGGGTCGCTATCGGTAGTCGTTGTGTACCGCACCACAAAGGTGAcaaaggaggagctggagaacgCGGATGTTGTTCTCACCACTTACCCCATGCTCGAGCAGGCCTGGCGCGCTCTCATCAACGAGATCAAGGTACCGTGTCCCTACTGTGAGCTGCTCTTCATTCCTCGTCAGTTGGTGGTGCATAACAAGTACTTCTGTGGTCCGCGCGCCAAGAAGACACAGAAGCAGGCGAAGCGCGAAAAGCACACCGCGTCTGCGGCGGTGAGTAACTCAAGGGGCGTGCAGTCTGACGAAACCATTCGAAAGGGGCTGCGAACGCTCCACGTAGACATGGGTGACGAAGAGGGGGCCGAGAAGGGGGTCAATGCGTCCAATGCTACGAcggcacagccgcagcggaagcgAGGTCGCAAGGGCGCGGCCAACGCCGAGGATGACTCGACTGGGAAGGTCAACGGTTGTAGCACCCCGACAGCCAAGAAGGAGAAGCAAGAAGAGTCGGAGAGTAAGGTGGTCGGTGGTTGCCGATCGTCACCCGAGAAGGCAAATCGCAAGTGCCCCGTCAAGGCGGAAGATCGCAATAAtgaggaggctgcgctgACGCAAAAAAGCAAGGTGCCCCAGCCAGCTGCGGCTTCGCGGGGGGTTGTTGGACCGATCGGCATGTACCAGGAGCTTATGCGGGAAGCCGGTCGAACCGTGCTCAGTCGCTGGGACGCGGCGAGGAAGGATgacgagagcagcagcgatgaggAGGTCGAGGATGAGTCCAGCGAGGAAAACGACAGCGACGCATCGAATTTGTCGTACTACTctgtggctgcggctgccgaggaagcggctgcggcggagcAAGCTTCGAAAGCCCTGGAGGCGttccgctgctccgcctgcCACTTTCAGCTGCTGCGATACCCTTTCTGCCCCATGAATGGCCAGCACCATGTTGTCAGAGAGGAGCTTCGAGACATGATCGAAAAGGacaccggcggcgacgatgtcGACCTCGATGCTTCCATCTTCCACTCCATCAAGTGGGCGCGTGTTATCctggacgaggcgcaccgCATCAAAGGTCGAACAACGAGCACGGCCCGCTCTGCCTTCGCCTTGGCGGCCGAGTACCGATGGTGCCTCACCGGCACCCCACTACAGAATCGTGTTGGTGACTTATACAGTCTCCTGCGATTTTTGCGCATGCGGCCGTACGCACACTACTACTGTGAAACGGAGGGGTGCTCGTGCGCCTCGCTCTCGCACCCCTTCTCGTCCACCTCGCTTCATCAGTGCGTCTTCTGCGGTCATggaccgctgcagcaccactcCTATTTCAACCGCTACATTCTCAATCCGATCAACCGCTATGGCTACATCGGAGACGGGCGACGCGGTATGATGATGCTGTCTAACGACGTATTTTCCCGGGCAATGCTGCGGCGCACCAAGGTCGAACGGGCCGCCgacctgcagctgccgtcgctgacAATAGAGGTGCACTGCATCAAGCTCACGAAGGAGGAACGTAACTTTTACGAGTCCCTGTACAAGAAGAGCACGGCGGAGTTCGATACGTTCGTGCACAAGGGCACGGTGCTGCACAACTACGCACACATTTTCCAGCTGCTTAGTCGCCTGCGCCAGGCTCTCGACAACCCACTGCTTGTGATGCAGGGTATGGATGTTGGCCCTGTGGTGAACGTCAAGGGTGTGTGCGGCATCTGTGGCGACGGCATCGAGGGCGAAAGTGCTCTGAAGGTGCACCCGTGCCGGCACCAGTTTCACCGACTTTGTCTCGGCCAATTCCTGGAGAGTGCACCTGACAAGGAGCTCCACTGCCCCACCTGCTTTGTGCGGATCAACGTGGatctgcggcagctgcgacagGATGTGGAGGCTGACGATGACGAGGGCGTCGGCAGCTTTGCGGCAGCGTTGCCTCCCGAGCTGGAAGATGAGCTGAACTCTGAGACCAGCGAGGGCGACGAGCACGCGCAGGCGTCGCAGCACGTAGAGAATAAGGGTAAGCGGCGCACAGCGCACGCCAAGCCGACCAAAAAGGAGCAGCGCGGCATTTTCGCCAGGCTGGATCCGCAGAAGCCGCTGCACGGCACGAAGCTCGACGCCATCGCCAACTACATAGAGAAGGTTCCGAAAGACGAAAAGGTGGTTGTCTTCTCGCAGTTTGGCGGCATGCTGGACCTGACGCAGTActggctgcagcgccgctctaTAAGAGCTGTAAAGCTCTGTGGGTCGCTGACGTtgacgcagcggcagtcggTGTTGCAGGCCTTCCTGCATGAACAAAGCGTGCGCGTCATCCTGATCTCCCTGAAGGCAGGCGGAGAGGGTTTGAACCTGCAGGTGGCCAACCACGTGGTGCTGACCGATCCGTGGTGGAACCCAGCGGTCGAGATGCAGGCCGTGCAGCGAGCGCACCGAATCGGGCAGACCCGCCCGGTCCACGCTGTCCGCTTTGTCACGGAGCACTCAGTGGAGGAGCGCATGGTCGACCTGCAGGACAAGAAGATGCTCGTTTTCGAGGGCACCATTGACGGCAAGTTGCAGTCGCTCAACAAGCTCACCGAGGAGGATCTGCAGTTCCTCTTTACAAGGTAG
- a CDS encoding putative eukaryotic initiation factor 5a, with protein MSDEDHDFAHQGGGDNASKTYPMAAGALKKGGYVCINGRPCKVIDLSVSKTGKHGHAKVSIVATDIFTGNRLEDQAPSTHNVEVPFVKTFTYSVLDIQPNEDPSLPSHLSLMDDEGESREDLDMPPDAALATQIKEQFDSGKEVLVVVVSAMGTEQVLQTKNAAEK; from the coding sequence ATGTCTGACGAGGACCACGACTTCGCGCACcagggcggtggcgacaaCGCGTCAAAGACGTATCCCATGGCCGCTGGCGCCTTGAAGAAGGGCGGCTACGTGTGCATCAACGGCCGTCCGTGCAAGGTGATTGACCTGTCCGTGTCGAAGACCGGCAAGCATGGTCACGCTAAGGTGAGCATTGTCGCGACTGACATTTTCACTGGCAACCGCCTCGAGGATCAGGCCCCGTCCACGCACAACGTAGAGGTGCCGTTTGTAAAGACCTTCACGTACAGCGTGTTGGATATCCAGCCCAACGAAGACCCCTCTCTTCCATCTCATTTGTCGCTGATGGACGATGAGGGCGAGAGCCGCGAGGATCTCGATATGCCCCCGGATGCGGCCCTGGCAACTCAAATCAAGGAGCAGTTCGACTCCGGCAAGGAGGTGCTAGTTGTGGTTGTGTCTGCAATGGGCACtgagcaggtgctgcagacgAAGAATGCTGCGGAGAAGTAG